The Verrucomicrobium spinosum DSM 4136 = JCM 18804 genome includes a region encoding these proteins:
- a CDS encoding PVC-type heme-binding CxxCH protein — MTLSLGLKPVEAVEPPQPRRIIFFAGTVGHGSGLHEFRAGSLLLAKALNEQSGLPVRAEVLTAWPENDAILDGTAALVFYQNGTGLIGRNWQRLDALAKAGTGLMFLHYAVHPDKANGEKYFQPWTGGAFESGFSVNPFWVADMQALPEHPVSRGIKGPIRAYDEFYYNMRFRPDRSKVLDLATATPTRENMVRVNNLWTKEGFEALGTRQTLMWGTEREGGGRGVGFTGGHFHRNWAINDYRRLVLNAIVWVAGMDVPPDGVHSLPISEDELNSNLFDYGRPNPRITLPKEEELTQLKRMPVPTPEEHQAQTEAARAAKEAREAKAKAEQKAAKESAPPAASAPAPAPLPAASTHTPPAAFVPTAQIVVPEDLEVTLWASSPLLFNPTNMDTDREGRIWVAEGVNYRRKRDRRPQGDRIVVLEDADRDGKADTSHVFVQDPELISPLGVSVFGNKVVVAQPPHLIVYTDVDGDRRFDAAKDKKEYLLSGFFGSNHDHSLHAVVAGADGRWYFNHGNTGADFTTRDGVRYRVGGPYASGTALSGARSDDGRIWTGGFAASMNPDGTKLRMIGHGFRNSYEHCLSSNGDVYQNDNDDPPACRTTWLMEGGFMGFFSRSGRRTWEADRRRGQSIPTAHWRQEDPGTLPPGDVYGNGSPTGIAFYENGALPEKYRGLLLSAEARRQTLYGYYPAVEGSGKKLERFEFLKVVPGTQFRPSDVMVGADGAIYVADWYDLGVGGHGTQDDSLSGAIYRIAPKNHRPQIEQPELTKDGSLTARGAATLIKSPAPNVRFDGFTALKALALRDPSAARPVVDEMLKDPAPEFRARAMWLLPFLGESGVAQAERGLTAPDAGSRLLALRVLRNSGYDFAAHAAEIEALVRDPSAEVRREVAVMLRELPAAYREPLAVKLFLTYDGIDKTYLEACGLAAEGIEENVWKRVKQELGSQQPLAWTPAFARITWRLQPVVAVQDLLQRARSTALPFADRKLAMDTLAFTRSKSALEAMVALRKAEAAIAEEATAWLLIRATDEWEEFGGRAALKDEGIYDPEKVVIQEMRLPERQKTFKLPPVAKILDLPADPEKGKQVAARCMMCHRIDGAGVDYGPNLAGWVANQGAVPFIKALVNPSETIALGFEGERVPLKDGREVQGIVISAADPITVRSTGGLTQMIPREMLRDRTAPLNRSLMLSAEEMGLTAQDLADLAAYMKTMK, encoded by the coding sequence GTGACCTTGAGTTTGGGCTTGAAGCCTGTGGAGGCCGTGGAGCCTCCTCAGCCAAGGCGGATCATCTTCTTTGCCGGCACGGTTGGCCATGGGTCCGGCCTTCACGAATTCCGGGCGGGCAGCCTCCTGCTGGCGAAGGCTCTGAACGAACAGAGCGGGTTGCCGGTACGTGCTGAGGTTCTCACGGCGTGGCCTGAAAACGACGCCATTCTGGATGGAACTGCCGCGCTGGTATTTTATCAAAATGGCACCGGCCTGATTGGCAGAAACTGGCAGCGGCTGGACGCGCTGGCCAAGGCGGGCACCGGGCTCATGTTCCTTCACTATGCGGTCCATCCCGACAAGGCCAACGGAGAAAAGTACTTCCAGCCCTGGACGGGAGGTGCCTTTGAGTCCGGCTTTTCCGTCAATCCATTCTGGGTGGCGGACATGCAGGCCCTGCCTGAACATCCCGTGTCACGCGGGATCAAAGGTCCCATCCGAGCGTATGATGAGTTTTACTACAACATGCGGTTCCGGCCTGACCGGTCCAAGGTGCTGGACCTGGCCACTGCCACACCCACGCGGGAAAACATGGTGCGTGTAAACAACTTGTGGACCAAAGAGGGTTTTGAAGCGCTGGGCACCCGTCAAACATTGATGTGGGGCACCGAGCGTGAAGGTGGCGGGCGCGGGGTGGGTTTCACAGGTGGTCATTTTCACCGGAACTGGGCCATCAATGACTACCGGCGGTTGGTGCTGAATGCCATCGTCTGGGTGGCAGGAATGGATGTGCCGCCAGACGGGGTGCACTCGCTGCCGATCAGTGAAGACGAACTCAATAGCAATCTGTTTGATTACGGGCGCCCGAATCCGCGGATCACTCTTCCCAAGGAGGAAGAGCTTACCCAGCTCAAACGAATGCCAGTGCCGACTCCGGAAGAGCACCAGGCGCAGACGGAAGCGGCCAGGGCCGCCAAAGAGGCCAGAGAGGCAAAGGCGAAGGCTGAGCAAAAGGCAGCCAAGGAATCCGCTCCGCCCGCAGCATCTGCACCCGCACCCGCACCCCTGCCTGCTGCGTCAACCCATACACCGCCGGCAGCGTTTGTCCCTACAGCCCAGATTGTGGTGCCTGAAGACCTTGAGGTGACGTTGTGGGCCTCTTCGCCCTTGTTGTTCAATCCAACCAACATGGATACGGACAGGGAGGGACGCATCTGGGTGGCGGAAGGAGTGAACTACCGTCGTAAGAGGGACCGGCGACCTCAAGGGGACCGTATTGTGGTGCTGGAAGATGCTGACCGTGACGGCAAGGCCGACACGTCGCATGTCTTCGTGCAAGATCCCGAGCTGATTTCTCCCTTGGGAGTCTCCGTCTTTGGCAACAAAGTGGTGGTTGCGCAGCCGCCTCATCTCATCGTTTACACAGACGTGGACGGCGACAGGCGTTTTGATGCGGCGAAGGATAAGAAGGAATATCTTTTGAGCGGATTTTTTGGGTCCAACCACGATCACAGCCTGCACGCGGTGGTGGCAGGAGCTGACGGGAGATGGTACTTCAACCATGGCAACACCGGTGCCGACTTTACCACCCGGGACGGGGTCAGGTACCGTGTGGGTGGGCCCTATGCATCTGGGACAGCCCTGTCGGGAGCAAGGAGTGATGATGGCAGGATCTGGACCGGGGGATTTGCCGCCAGCATGAATCCTGATGGAACCAAACTGCGGATGATCGGGCATGGATTCCGCAACAGCTATGAGCATTGCCTGTCATCCAATGGGGATGTGTATCAGAATGACAATGATGATCCACCCGCATGCCGGACCACCTGGCTGATGGAAGGCGGCTTTATGGGCTTTTTCTCGCGGAGTGGGAGACGGACCTGGGAGGCAGACCGGCGGCGCGGGCAGTCCATACCCACCGCCCACTGGCGGCAGGAAGATCCCGGGACGTTGCCGCCTGGTGATGTCTATGGCAATGGCTCGCCTACGGGGATAGCCTTCTACGAGAACGGGGCTCTCCCGGAGAAGTATCGTGGGCTGCTTCTCAGCGCGGAGGCGCGACGGCAGACTCTCTACGGCTACTACCCGGCAGTGGAGGGTTCCGGAAAGAAGCTGGAGCGTTTTGAGTTCCTTAAGGTGGTGCCGGGCACCCAGTTCCGCCCCAGTGATGTCATGGTAGGAGCGGATGGTGCTATCTACGTGGCAGACTGGTATGATCTGGGAGTCGGTGGTCACGGGACCCAGGATGACAGCCTTTCTGGTGCCATCTATCGTATCGCTCCCAAGAACCACCGCCCGCAAATTGAGCAGCCGGAGTTGACCAAGGACGGTTCTCTCACAGCCAGAGGCGCAGCGACACTGATCAAGAGCCCTGCTCCCAACGTTCGTTTCGACGGCTTCACCGCGCTCAAAGCGCTGGCGTTGCGCGACCCCTCGGCGGCGAGACCCGTTGTTGATGAGATGTTGAAGGATCCGGCTCCAGAATTTCGTGCTCGTGCCATGTGGCTGTTGCCTTTTCTGGGGGAGAGCGGTGTGGCTCAGGCCGAACGGGGTCTGACTGCCCCCGACGCCGGGTCACGCCTCCTGGCGCTACGGGTTCTAAGAAACTCCGGCTATGACTTTGCAGCCCACGCTGCGGAGATTGAGGCGCTGGTCAGGGATCCAAGCGCTGAGGTGCGGCGCGAAGTGGCGGTGATGTTGCGTGAGTTGCCCGCCGCCTATCGGGAGCCGCTGGCCGTGAAGCTCTTTCTCACTTATGATGGCATTGATAAAACTTATCTGGAAGCGTGCGGACTTGCTGCGGAGGGCATCGAGGAAAACGTGTGGAAGAGGGTAAAGCAGGAACTGGGGTCACAACAGCCTCTGGCATGGACTCCCGCGTTTGCACGCATCACCTGGCGCTTGCAGCCGGTGGTTGCGGTCCAGGACCTGCTGCAAAGGGCGCGGAGCACGGCGTTGCCATTTGCCGACCGCAAGCTTGCGATGGATACACTGGCCTTTACCCGGTCTAAATCTGCCTTGGAGGCCATGGTTGCCCTGCGCAAGGCCGAGGCGGCCATCGCGGAGGAAGCCACTGCCTGGCTTCTGATCCGCGCGACCGACGAGTGGGAGGAGTTTGGAGGCAGGGCCGCTCTCAAGGACGAAGGCATCTATGATCCGGAAAAGGTGGTCATTCAGGAGATGCGTCTGCCAGAGCGCCAGAAAACCTTCAAGCTGCCGCCTGTCGCGAAGATACTCGATCTTCCTGCAGATCCCGAGAAGGGCAAACAAGTGGCTGCCCGCTGCATGATGTGCCACCGGATCGATGGGGCGGGGGTTGACTACGGCCCAAACCTCGCGGGTTGGGTGGCAAACCAGGGGGCGGTTCCCTTCATCAAGGCCCTCGTCAATCCATCGGAGACCATTGCACTGGGATTTGAAGGGGAGCGTGTTCCACTGAAGGACGGCAGAGAGGTTCAGGGTATTGTGATCAGCGCCGCAGATCCCATCACGGTGCGCTCAACGGGTGGTCTGACGCAAATGATCCCCAGGGAGATGCTGCGGGATCGTACGGCCCCGCTCAACCGATCGCTCATGCTATCGGCGGAGGAGATGGGGTTGACCGCTCAGGATCTTGCAGATCTAGCCGCCTACATGAAGACGATGAAATAA